In the Phaseolus vulgaris cultivar G19833 chromosome 7, P. vulgaris v2.0, whole genome shotgun sequence genome, one interval contains:
- the LOC137828602 gene encoding pectinesterase inhibitor 1-like, with the protein MISRFCFLVFVLFLFGSSSNAIPESEVKSICIKTQNPPFCVTLLSSNPNATIAELTQNTIDIARTNVSNAITLIKKLIDESEKNPKAKGHYKACLDHFGEDGALGDVDYTQELLKKGDFQGVNVAAASITDDVEDCISGESPTDPAFDDHSSLPSYAIVIESVVSVLLVLSKHLGH; encoded by the coding sequence ATGATTAGCAGATTTTGTTTCCTTgtgtttgtgttgttcttgtttggttcaaGCTCGAATGCAATCCCAGAAAGTGAAGTGAAGAGCATCTGCATCAAAACACAAAACCCTCCATTCTGTGTCACTCTTCTTAGCTCAAACCCTAATGCAACCATTGCTGAGCTCACTCAGAACACCATTGACATAGCAAGAACAAATGTGAGCAACGCAATCACATTGATCAAAAAACTGATTGATGAAAGTGAGAAAAACCCTAAGGCAAAAGGGCACTACAAAGCATGCTTGGATCATTTTGGTGAAGATGGTGCTCTTGGTGATGTTGATTACACTCAAGAGTTGCTTAAGAAAGGAGATTTCCAAGGTGTGAATGTGGCTGCTGCATCAATAACAGATGATGTTGAAGACTGCATTTCAGGAGAATCACCAACTGATCCTGCTTTCGATgatcattcttctcttccatcatATGCTATAGTTATTGAGTCTGTTGTTAGTGTTCTTCTTGTTCTGTCCAAACATTTAGGGCACTGA